In Pseudoliparis swirei isolate HS2019 ecotype Mariana Trench chromosome 11, NWPU_hadal_v1, whole genome shotgun sequence, a genomic segment contains:
- the zbtb42 gene encoding zinc finger and BTB domain-containing protein 18.2, whose product MEFPDHSRQLLQCLSQQRHQGFLCDCTVLVGEARFKAHRAVLASCSMYFHLFYRDQLDKRDVVHLNSDIVTAPAFSLLLEFMYEGKLEFSSLPVEDVLAAASYLHMYDIVKVCKGKLKDKELSSGDEKKTEGLGLSCLDRQHSSEGKLHSKQLIRRQPQTPSQGLHRAPPAEEFDMDKSEVMLAVTDCDRSARSRQKANGHSGRSPNLVGVNCLSAEAEPCVQTAGKTKADVSSSTVSLSQRSRASDDMDCALDLSFKPLSSRDPLQPSYVSGQLALDSQQQGTEPLVKDEHDLLSEQEDSEPMSPESQRFGNSARSSVVTGFAALFPGNNGSTAALLSQEEDLMDEEGVGAPGREVEERRARLLGDSEEEEEDDLASSDISTSSGVLLPPGQQVCVCPLCSKVFPSPHVLQLHLSSHFREKDGARSKLSPDGSVPTCMQCNKTFSCMYTLKRHERTHSGEKPYTCGQCGKSFQYSHNLSRHAVVHTREKPHACKWCERRFTQSGDLYRHIRKFHCGLVKTLAIG is encoded by the coding sequence ATGGAGTTCCCAGACCATAGCCGCCAGTTGCTGCAGTGTCTGAGTCAGCAGCGTCACCAAGGTTTCCTCTGTGACTGCACTGTTCTTGTTGGGGAGGCTCGATTCAAAGCGCACAGAGCCGTGCTGGCCTCCTGCAGCATGTACTTCCATCTCTTCTACAGGGACCAGCTGGACAAAAGGGATGTTGTGCATCTCAACAGTGACATTGTGACAGCCCCGGCTTTCAGTCTGCTCCTTGAATTTATGTATGAGGGGAAGTTGGAATTCAGCTCTCTCCCGGTGGAGGATGTCCTGGCGGCAGCCAGCTACCTCCACATGTATGATATAGTGAAAGTGTGTAAAGGAAAGCTTAAAGATAAGGAACTCTCGTCAGGGGATGAAAAGAAGACTGAGGGTTTGGGACTCAGCTGTCTGGACAGGCAACATTCCTCTGAAGGCAAGCTGCACAGTAAGCAGCTCATCCGGCGACAGCCCCAGACACCGTCTCAGGGGCTTCACAGGGCCCCCCCGGCAGAGGAGTTTGACATGGACAAGAGCGAAGTCATGCTGGCTGTCACAGATTGTGATAGGTCTGCACGGAGCAGGCAGAAGGCAAACGGTCACTCCGGCAGGTCCCCGAACCTTGTAGGTGTCAATTGTTTGTCAGCAGAGGCCGAGCCCTGCGTCCAAACAGCTGGAAAAACAAAAGCTGATGTCAGTAGTTCCACCGTATCGCTGTCCCAGAGGTCCCGGGCTTCAGATGACATGGACTGTGCACTGGATTTGTCTTTCAAGCCTCTGTCGAGCAGAGATCCCTTACAGCCCTCCTACGTCTCGGGACAGCTGGCCCTCGACAGCCAGCAGCAGGGCACTGAGCCACTTGTTAAAGACGAACACGACTTGCTGTCAGAGCAGGAGGACAGTGAGCCGATGAGCCCTGAGAGCCAGCGCTTTGGGAATAGTGCCAGGAGCTCAGTGGTGACAGGGTTCGCTGCCCTCTTCCCAGGCAACAACGGCTCCACAGCCGCCCTGCTCTCCCAGGAGGAGGacctgatggacgaggaggggGTGGGCGCCCCGGgcagggaggtagaggagaggagagctcggctgctgggggacagcgaggaggaggaggaggacgacttGGCCTCCTCGGACATCTCCACCTCCAGCGGGGTGCTCCTGCCCCCGGGGCAACAGGTGTGCGTGTGCCCCCTCTGCAGCAAAGTCTTCCCCAGCCCCCACGTGCTGCAACTGCACCTCAGCTCGCACTTCCGCGAGAAGGACGGCGCTCGCTCCAAGCTGTCCCCCGACGGCTCGGTCCCCACCTGCATGCAGTGCAACAAGACCTTCTCCTGCATGTACACGCTCAAGCGCCACGAGCGCACACACTCTGGCGAGAAGCCGTACACCTGTGGCCAGTGTGGCAAGAGCTTCCAGTACTCTCACAACTTGAGTCGGCACGCTGTCGTCCACACGCGCGAGAAGCCTCACGCCTGTAAGTGGTGTGAGCGGCGCTTCACCCAGTCCGGGGACCTCTACCGCCACATCAGGAAGTTTCACTGTGGCCTTGTCAAGACTCTCGCCATTGGATAA